In a single window of the Halobacteriovoraceae bacterium genome:
- a CDS encoding HAD family phosphatase, with product MKSISNIKNIIFDFGGVLIDIDYSLTEKAFENLSALNFKDYYSQHKQSSLFDSFETGKITAENFRVELISALKLPNDFTIFDRAWNAMLLDVPEVKLNQLQKLSSKYRLFLLSNTNMIHYDKFIQIIQTKQNFSTFEKNFEKVYYSHIFGLRKPDHNAFLKILDENNLLASETLFIDDTFGHLSAAKELGIHIHHHKTNRPLPEFILMS from the coding sequence TTGAAAAGTATTTCAAATATTAAAAATATCATCTTTGACTTTGGCGGAGTTTTAATAGACATTGATTACTCGCTTACGGAGAAGGCCTTTGAAAATCTTTCAGCTTTAAATTTTAAAGATTATTATTCACAACACAAGCAAAGTAGTCTATTTGACAGTTTTGAAACAGGAAAAATAACGGCCGAAAATTTCCGCGTAGAATTAATAAGTGCATTAAAACTACCAAATGACTTTACAATTTTTGATAGAGCTTGGAATGCAATGCTGCTAGATGTACCTGAAGTCAAATTGAATCAACTTCAAAAATTATCTTCAAAGTACCGCCTTTTTCTATTAAGTAATACCAATATGATTCACTATGATAAATTCATACAAATTATTCAAACCAAACAAAACTTTTCAACTTTTGAAAAAAACTTTGAAAAAGTATATTACTCGCATATTTTTGGATTGAGAAAGCCTGATCATAATGCTTTCTTAAAGATCCTAGATGAGAACAATTTATTAGCAAGTGAAACGCTCTTTATTGATGACACTTTTGGACATTTATCTGCTGCCAAAGAACTTGGAATACATATCCATCATCATAAAACAAATCGGCCTCTTCCTGAATTTATCCTAATGAGCTAA
- a CDS encoding sodium:alanine symporter family protein has translation MLDKLFQISEQFAGLVWGLPMVYLLFGAGLIFTFYFLLPQFRYFKHAIDITVGKYDKPEDIGEITHFQALCAALSATIGLGNIAGVAVAITSGGPGAVFWMWVAGLLGMATKFSSITLALIYRTEGDHGQMHGGPMFTIKNALGGKFIPLAYLFAFSTIFGAIGAGNMFQSNQMASMISKSIGIPNIVTGLFFAALSAIVLIGGIKRIGNVAGKLVPVMVIIYFFGSIGIIIANIHSIPQLLVSIFSDAFSGTAAVGGFLGVGFKEVVIQGVRRAVFSNEAGLGSAAMAHSAAKSSPIQEGLVGMLGPFIDTIVVCTLTALVILITGVWSNPQGLQGAALTASAFSTLYGEAGNLMITLVVVLFAFSSIISWAYYGEQGVEFLFGHKYIGVYKIIFVIFVAIGAVTELNTIINFSDAFLGLMAIPNLTANIILAPKLKEQIKKYAADLRAGRI, from the coding sequence ATGCTTGATAAACTATTTCAAATATCAGAACAATTTGCAGGCCTTGTATGGGGTCTCCCTATGGTCTATCTCTTATTCGGCGCAGGTCTCATTTTTACATTTTACTTCCTCCTTCCACAGTTTCGATATTTTAAACATGCTATCGATATTACAGTCGGCAAATATGACAAACCCGAAGACATCGGAGAAATCACTCACTTTCAGGCCTTATGTGCTGCTCTATCAGCAACAATAGGTTTAGGAAATATTGCAGGAGTGGCCGTCGCCATTACAAGTGGTGGCCCTGGAGCAGTTTTTTGGATGTGGGTCGCAGGCCTTCTTGGAATGGCCACAAAATTCTCATCAATTACTTTGGCCCTCATCTATCGAACAGAAGGTGATCATGGACAAATGCATGGTGGACCAATGTTTACAATAAAAAATGCCCTTGGTGGTAAATTTATTCCACTGGCCTATCTCTTTGCATTCTCAACTATATTTGGGGCAATAGGCGCAGGAAATATGTTCCAATCCAATCAAATGGCCAGTATGATTTCTAAATCAATTGGTATTCCAAATATTGTAACCGGACTCTTTTTCGCTGCTTTAAGTGCAATTGTTCTTATTGGTGGAATAAAACGTATAGGAAACGTTGCAGGAAAATTAGTTCCAGTCATGGTGATAATTTATTTCTTTGGATCAATCGGAATTATTATTGCAAATATTCATTCCATTCCACAACTTCTTGTCAGTATATTTTCAGATGCATTTAGTGGTACGGCCGCAGTTGGTGGTTTTCTCGGAGTTGGATTTAAAGAAGTTGTTATACAAGGTGTAAGAAGGGCAGTATTTTCTAACGAAGCTGGTCTTGGTTCAGCAGCGATGGCACATTCAGCGGCCAAATCCTCACCTATACAAGAAGGTCTTGTCGGAATGTTAGGCCCTTTTATAGATACAATTGTCGTATGTACTTTAACTGCCCTTGTCATTCTTATCACTGGAGTATGGTCTAATCCTCAAGGTCTACAAGGAGCAGCATTAACAGCTTCGGCATTTAGTACACTCTACGGAGAAGCTGGAAACTTGATGATTACACTCGTAGTTGTCCTATTTGCATTTTCTTCAATTATTTCTTGGGCATATTACGGTGAACAAGGGGTCGAATTTCTTTTTGGCCACAAATATATTGGAGTCTATAAGATTATTTTTGTTATTTTTGTAGCGATTGGTGCAGTCACAGAACTCAATACAATAATTAATTTTTCAGATGCATTTTTGGGACTCATGGCCATTCCCAACCTTACAGCAAATATTATTTTGGCCCCAAAACTAAAGGAACAAATTAAAAAATATGCTGCAGACTTGCGGGCCGGAAGAATTTGA
- a CDS encoding IS5 family transposase, with amino-acid sequence MPRLMLTDELWSKLWPIMSQNGIYDKPDLRHTTEGILYKMRVGCPWRDLPQEHWSWKKVYSRFNDWSKYDKLKSIFLKLVVEPDMEWKIIDGSVVKAHQHACGARKDAESGIGKTAGGNSSKIHMVVDSHANPIDFEITEGQVHDIKMAPELIERTPHSTYTIADKGYDGEYLRWVIRGTKSIPVIPRKENSKIGNTNLDKTAYRERYKVENIFARLKHYRSIATRFDKLKRNYKSMLSLACAYIWLKL; translated from the coding sequence ATGCCTCGATTAATGCTCACAGATGAGCTTTGGTCGAAGTTATGGCCAATAATGTCTCAAAATGGCATCTATGACAAGCCTGATCTTCGACATACCACAGAAGGAATCTTGTACAAAATGAGAGTTGGATGCCCCTGGAGAGACTTGCCACAAGAGCACTGGAGCTGGAAAAAAGTGTATTCGCGATTTAACGACTGGTCCAAGTACGACAAATTAAAGAGTATATTTCTGAAACTTGTAGTTGAACCAGATATGGAGTGGAAAATTATTGATGGAAGTGTAGTCAAAGCTCATCAACATGCTTGTGGTGCACGTAAGGACGCCGAGAGTGGTATTGGAAAAACAGCTGGAGGCAATAGTTCTAAAATACATATGGTTGTTGATTCTCACGCGAATCCAATTGATTTTGAAATTACTGAGGGGCAAGTTCATGATATAAAAATGGCACCAGAACTTATAGAAAGAACTCCTCATAGTACTTATACTATTGCTGATAAGGGGTATGATGGTGAATATCTTCGTTGGGTAATCAGAGGAACAAAATCAATTCCAGTAATCCCCAGGAAAGAAAACTCGAAGATTGGAAACACTAATTTAGACAAAACGGCCTACAGAGAAAGATATAAAGTAGAAAATATTTTCGCTAGGTTGAAGCACTACAGGTCCATTGCAACTAGGTTTGATAAACTCAAAAGAAATTACAAATCCATGCTTTCTTTGGCATGTGCTTATATATGGTTAAAACTTTGA
- a CDS encoding alkylphosphonate utilization protein produces MSEDVKECPKCQYPYCYFDSSLWICPECSHEWNPNEVSEVASSFQDAFGAVLENGDSVKTIKELKVGKSVIKSGTKVKNIRLLDVPVNDHDISCKIDGIGQVYLKCSVVKKA; encoded by the coding sequence ATGTCAGAAGATGTTAAAGAATGCCCAAAATGTCAGTATCCATATTGTTATTTTGATTCCTCATTATGGATTTGCCCTGAATGTTCTCATGAGTGGAATCCAAATGAAGTGTCTGAAGTAGCAAGTTCTTTTCAAGATGCATTTGGAGCAGTACTTGAAAATGGTGATAGTGTTAAAACGATTAAAGAACTCAAAGTTGGTAAATCTGTTATAAAATCTGGAACAAAAGTAAAAAATATCCGCCTTCTTGATGTTCCTGTAAATGACCACGATATTTCTTGTAAAATTGATGGAATTGGGCAGGTCTATTTGAAGTGTTCTGTTGTCAAAAAGGCATAG
- a CDS encoding DUF1343 domain-containing protein — protein MKTIRPALSRLKESNSLQNLCVGNIALLCHNASITEDYQTAPEIFQMLFKKRFIKLFGPQHGFVSDVQDNMIETYDYIHPYFGIPVHSLYGETRIPTDNMLKDINTFVIDLQDVGTRVYTYISTLGLLLEKLNKTGIRVIILDRHNPVGGELIEGNVLEKEFHSFVGHHKIPMRHAMTMGEIALFTQKYHSLDDLDLHVIKCENWNRNTVYHSLLFPWTNPSPNLSTPNGAYVFCGSVLFEGCHISEGRGTTRALEQIGFPKIEAYSFCKQLENEIDEEIRNGLACRPIHFHPMFQKHAHTGCGGVFIEVKDPRCAKTWEFGQHLMKNFYKHLKEEFIWNEKPYEYEHDRLAIDLINGSSKIRNWIENNGTKKELRTIVDKSGLSEFIEKRSACLLYS, from the coding sequence ATGAAAACAATAAGGCCAGCACTATCAAGACTTAAAGAAAGCAACAGTTTACAGAATTTGTGTGTAGGAAATATTGCCCTTCTTTGTCACAATGCTTCAATTACAGAAGACTACCAAACTGCTCCTGAAATCTTCCAAATGCTATTTAAAAAAAGGTTTATCAAATTATTTGGGCCGCAACATGGTTTTGTAAGTGATGTGCAAGATAATATGATTGAAACTTATGATTATATACATCCGTATTTTGGAATCCCGGTTCATTCTTTATATGGAGAAACTAGAATCCCCACTGACAATATGCTTAAAGATATCAACACCTTTGTTATAGATCTACAAGATGTAGGAACGAGAGTATATACTTACATATCTACACTTGGGCTACTTCTAGAGAAGTTAAATAAAACAGGAATACGCGTAATAATCTTAGATAGACACAACCCGGTTGGAGGAGAGCTTATTGAGGGTAATGTGCTAGAAAAAGAATTTCATTCCTTTGTAGGTCATCATAAAATACCGATGCGCCATGCAATGACCATGGGTGAAATAGCACTATTTACTCAAAAATATCATTCTTTAGATGATCTTGATCTGCATGTAATCAAATGTGAAAATTGGAATAGAAATACTGTCTATCATTCCTTACTCTTTCCATGGACAAATCCTTCTCCGAATCTCTCAACTCCAAATGGGGCCTATGTCTTTTGCGGTAGTGTTTTATTTGAAGGTTGTCATATCTCAGAGGGCCGGGGTACGACCAGAGCACTTGAACAAATTGGATTCCCAAAAATTGAGGCCTATTCATTTTGCAAACAACTTGAAAATGAAATTGATGAAGAAATTAGAAATGGGCTGGCCTGTAGACCCATCCACTTTCACCCTATGTTTCAAAAACATGCACACACTGGATGTGGAGGTGTGTTTATAGAAGTCAAAGATCCTCGTTGTGCAAAGACTTGGGAATTTGGACAACATCTAATGAAAAACTTCTATAAGCATTTAAAGGAAGAATTTATTTGGAATGAAAAACCGTATGAATATGAACATGATCGATTGGCCATCGACTTAATAAATGGCTCAAGCAAAATAAGAAATTGGATTGAAAACAATGGCACTAAAAAAGAACTTAGAACAATTGTTGATAAAAGTGGCCTAAGTGAGTTCATTGAGAAACGATCAGCATGTCTTCTGTACAGTTAG
- a CDS encoding thymidylate synthase, giving the protein MKQYLDLMKYVLENGHEKSDRTGTGTLSVFGHQSRYDLSEGLPLVTTKKCHMRSIIHELLWFIKGETNIQYLKDNKVSIWDEWADESGELGPVYGAQWRRWKNSEGDIIDQLAQLIDGLKNNPNSRRHIINAWNVGEIAKMALPPCHAFAQFYVNQGKLSCQLYQRSADIFLGVPFNIASYALFTMMIAQTTGLIPGEFIHTLGDAHLYSNHLDQARLQLERKPFALPKMKINPEVKSIFEFSFEDFELVDYHAHPHIKAKVAV; this is encoded by the coding sequence ATGAAACAGTACTTAGATCTTATGAAATATGTATTAGAAAACGGACATGAAAAAAGTGACCGTACTGGAACTGGCACACTTTCTGTTTTTGGCCATCAGTCTCGTTACGATTTAAGTGAGGGCCTTCCTTTAGTGACGACAAAAAAGTGTCATATGCGTTCTATCATTCACGAGCTTTTGTGGTTCATTAAGGGTGAAACAAACATTCAATACTTAAAAGATAACAAGGTTTCCATTTGGGATGAATGGGCAGATGAATCAGGAGAATTGGGACCTGTTTACGGAGCTCAATGGAGAAGATGGAAAAATAGTGAAGGAGATATAATTGATCAGCTTGCTCAGTTAATTGACGGATTAAAAAATAATCCAAACTCTAGAAGGCATATTATTAATGCTTGGAACGTAGGGGAAATTGCTAAAATGGCCCTTCCTCCTTGTCATGCTTTTGCACAGTTTTATGTCAATCAAGGTAAATTGTCGTGCCAGCTTTATCAAAGATCAGCTGATATTTTTCTTGGAGTTCCTTTTAATATTGCTTCATATGCTTTATTTACCATGATGATCGCACAGACCACAGGTCTTATTCCTGGTGAATTTATTCACACATTGGGGGACGCTCACCTATATTCTAACCACCTTGATCAGGCCAGATTACAACTGGAAAGAAAACCATTTGCGTTACCAAAGATGAAAATAAATCCTGAAGTGAAATCAATTTTTGAATTTTCTTTCGAAGATTTTGAATTGGTTGACTATCACGCACATCCCCATATTAAAGCAAAAGTAGCTGTTTAA
- a CDS encoding dihydrofolate reductase, producing MIISMIVAMGSNRQIGKDNQLLWHIPEDLKNFKKLTIGKTIVMGRKTYESIGRPLPNRENIVLSRQEIPLGDVKILRSVEEVISYAESAQIPELVICGGENIYAQFLPRIQRFYLSKVMWNGEADAFCPQINLDQYSLTYSSKHPQINAQIPAWEFEQWDLNS from the coding sequence ATGATTATTTCGATGATTGTAGCAATGGGAAGTAATCGTCAAATAGGAAAAGACAATCAGCTTTTGTGGCATATTCCGGAAGATTTAAAAAATTTTAAAAAACTAACTATTGGCAAAACTATCGTTATGGGACGAAAAACGTATGAGTCTATTGGAAGGCCATTGCCGAATCGTGAAAATATTGTATTGAGTAGACAAGAAATCCCTTTGGGCGATGTGAAAATTTTGAGAAGTGTTGAGGAAGTTATTTCGTATGCAGAATCTGCTCAGATTCCTGAGCTAGTCATATGTGGAGGTGAAAATATTTATGCACAATTTTTACCTCGAATTCAAAGATTTTATTTAAGCAAAGTTATGTGGAATGGGGAAGCGGATGCCTTTTGTCCTCAAATTAATCTTGATCAATATAGTCTGACTTATTCTAGTAAACACCCACAAATAAATGCTCAAATTCCTGCATGGGAGTTTGAGCAATGGGACCTAAATTCCTAA
- a CDS encoding chemotaxis protein CheA: protein MDDLDMSITLDFICEAKELAQGAEESILALESSEDRETQLSAIFRMAHNIKGSGRAVGFTRLGDFVHLYEDVIGAVQQGKIELNPNIINLMLQSNDVIIQYLDYLMENPDGGFDTKEIEGKLSQVLNGGEAAVPAQNAATGSEEEVTPAIQELSEEDKALLAEFHASLEGVPAPKEEKKTEEKKEEPPLKIVQASESEKVVPVPKKETVQQPQNTGGGTGDNGGGKGQSQKKASDDFLRIRLSKLDAIIDSLGELLIYQSMLNEARSEFTGPRFMKLNKIVDALNGITKEMQGVTITLRMLPLQNVFSKMNRIVRELSNEQKKRINFITTGEHVELDKIIVDSLGNPLTHMIRNGIDHGIETPKERAAVGKPETATLNLEAKIEAGVVRIIIEDDGRGLNKEKILQKAIEKRMISEQSAQNLEEQDIYRFIMEPGFSTRDQVTDVSGRGVGMDVVRTIIEGLSGSIEIHSRQGEGTRFVITLPLSLSIIEAMLIMSHGERYIIPISQLTETIEIEPDHVAFINSKAMVLKIRDDEIPLFPLSEVMKCKVVDGDDSDAKKIGIVTIVDGMKYAFSVDKIIGTQSVVVKEMGPEFSELKGLSGSAILGDGQPGVIIDLPALINHRTQRDAA, encoded by the coding sequence GTGGACGATTTAGATATGAGTATCACCCTTGATTTTATTTGCGAGGCAAAAGAACTTGCTCAGGGTGCAGAAGAAAGCATACTTGCTTTAGAAAGTTCTGAGGATAGAGAGACTCAATTAAGTGCTATTTTCAGAATGGCCCACAATATAAAGGGTTCAGGGCGTGCAGTTGGCTTCACAAGACTGGGAGATTTCGTACACCTTTATGAAGATGTTATTGGTGCTGTTCAACAAGGGAAAATTGAACTCAATCCAAATATCATAAATCTAATGCTTCAGAGTAATGATGTTATTATACAGTATCTAGATTATCTTATGGAGAATCCTGATGGGGGATTTGATACAAAAGAAATTGAAGGAAAATTATCTCAGGTATTAAATGGAGGAGAAGCTGCTGTTCCTGCTCAAAATGCTGCCACAGGAAGTGAAGAAGAAGTTACTCCAGCAATTCAAGAACTATCAGAAGAAGATAAAGCATTGCTTGCAGAGTTTCATGCATCTCTAGAAGGTGTTCCAGCTCCCAAAGAAGAGAAAAAAACTGAAGAAAAAAAAGAAGAACCTCCACTCAAGATTGTCCAAGCTTCGGAAAGTGAGAAGGTTGTACCGGTCCCAAAGAAGGAAACAGTTCAACAACCTCAAAATACTGGAGGGGGAACAGGTGATAATGGGGGAGGAAAAGGACAATCCCAAAAGAAAGCAAGTGATGATTTTTTAAGAATAAGATTAAGTAAATTAGATGCTATCATTGATTCTTTGGGAGAACTTTTAATTTATCAAAGTATGTTAAATGAAGCGCGTAGCGAGTTTACTGGCCCACGCTTTATGAAATTAAATAAAATCGTAGATGCCTTAAATGGAATAACAAAAGAGATGCAAGGAGTGACAATCACTCTCAGAATGCTTCCTTTGCAGAATGTTTTTTCTAAAATGAATCGTATAGTTCGAGAGCTTTCTAATGAGCAGAAAAAACGAATAAATTTTATTACTACTGGTGAGCATGTTGAGCTTGATAAAATTATAGTTGATTCTCTGGGAAATCCACTCACACATATGATTAGAAATGGTATTGATCATGGAATAGAAACTCCAAAAGAAAGGGCCGCAGTAGGGAAACCTGAGACAGCGACGTTAAATCTTGAAGCAAAAATTGAGGCCGGAGTTGTCAGAATTATAATTGAAGATGATGGAAGGGGACTGAATAAGGAGAAAATTCTTCAAAAAGCTATAGAAAAAAGAATGATTTCAGAACAAAGTGCCCAAAATCTAGAGGAACAAGATATTTACAGGTTTATTATGGAACCAGGTTTTTCAACACGTGACCAAGTTACAGATGTTTCTGGTCGTGGAGTTGGAATGGATGTTGTTAGAACAATCATTGAAGGCCTAAGTGGTTCTATTGAAATTCATTCTAGACAAGGTGAAGGCACTCGTTTTGTAATCACGTTACCACTATCACTTTCAATTATCGAGGCCATGCTAATTATGTCCCATGGGGAAAGATATATTATTCCTATTTCACAACTTACTGAGACTATTGAAATAGAACCTGATCATGTTGCATTTATTAATTCTAAAGCAATGGTCCTTAAAATTAGAGATGATGAAATTCCGCTTTTTCCATTGTCTGAGGTTATGAAGTGTAAGGTAGTTGATGGTGATGATTCAGATGCTAAAAAAATTGGGATTGTCACAATTGTTGATGGTATGAAATATGCCTTTTCTGTAGATAAAATTATTGGAACACAATCAGTTGTTGTGAAAGAAATGGGTCCTGAGTTTTCTGAGCTTAAAGGACTATCAGGGTCTGCAATTCTTGGAGATGGGCAACCTGGAGTTATTATCGATTTACCTGCTCTCATTAATCATAGAACACAGAGGGATGCAGCATGA
- a CDS encoding purine-binding chemotaxis protein CheW, with the protein MSEAINIEELNQQEESKNEIAHHQEIEYLDEAQRFLIFKVGVNYYGAPLLSVQEVMEEQTIKPVPYAPSYFLGIMNLRGKIISVLDLRSKFRIPQTENEKKVKYIMILDLENTSIGVMIDKIVSVQHLSPKEISHLPSVEANIRPEYIIGATRIDDRLITLVQLSKLIEKDEVERFLK; encoded by the coding sequence ATGAGTGAAGCAATTAATATCGAAGAGTTAAATCAACAAGAAGAAAGTAAAAATGAAATAGCTCATCATCAAGAAATTGAATATCTGGATGAAGCACAAAGATTTTTAATTTTTAAAGTTGGCGTAAATTATTATGGGGCACCTCTGCTTTCAGTTCAAGAAGTAATGGAAGAACAAACAATTAAGCCAGTTCCATATGCACCAAGTTACTTTTTAGGAATAATGAATCTAAGAGGAAAAATTATATCAGTACTTGATTTGCGTTCTAAGTTTAGAATCCCACAGACTGAAAATGAAAAAAAAGTTAAATACATTATGATTTTGGACTTAGAAAACACATCTATAGGTGTAATGATTGATAAAATAGTTTCTGTTCAACATTTGTCGCCTAAGGAAATTTCACATCTTCCGTCTGTCGAAGCAAACATTCGTCCGGAATACATTATTGGGGCAACCAGAATTGATGATCGTCTCATTACTCTGGTACAATTATCGAAATTAATTGAAAAAGATGAAGTAGAAAGGTTTTTGAAGTAA
- the cheB gene encoding chemotaxis-specific protein-glutamate methyltransferase CheB — protein MFIQEKQAIEIKKLLTLATGQDCSDISNKKMLNILEKRLKELKFNDFNNYLKYLNQNSLKEISQLKENVDIEKYAFFEFKFHHDKISKEISGNNVSNKLPKELNILSIESGKGEFSYSNVLFFKNLFEKLYSNCKLNFYSMFADVKGLNHSQNGVYLTDCLIKQIPSEYHKYFKKGKGELSKYIKIQDEIKKIVSSKCASFKDKVLPYYSEKFDYVLVDLNSLELPGVDSQSILKKLEIVTTPESKVFIDPDFNINPFGSSFNKNSPGCFVRTKTEAENVATFSYNKIRLLIVDDSKTIHTLLNKVFEDIKGFDIIGSCYDGEEALNFLSKNSSVDVILSDINMPKMDGLTLLKKQMAKYKIPTLMLSAISKDEGSYLFDALDAGAIDYLEKPSTSDLSAISNNLLEKIKIAKDSKNKKNTVKNKGKVVNFQNIGSQDKTIILIGSSTGGPQALLGLFKALPNNLPPILVSQHMPKEFVAHFCKRLTEQTEFQVSLGSRNDKLLPGHIYFSEGDKHMKLVNKGNMLGIDYDNSGTYKGPTSVDCLFHSAAKYANEYDFISIILTGMGKDGAEGMKKLHDQGVYTIAQDEKSSVVWGMAGTAVSYGAADVVLDIDDIPQEIVNHLNKKIQKSA, from the coding sequence ATGTTTATCCAAGAAAAACAAGCTATTGAAATAAAAAAACTTCTTACCTTGGCAACAGGTCAGGACTGTTCAGATATTTCAAATAAGAAAATGTTAAACATACTAGAAAAAAGATTGAAAGAACTCAAGTTTAACGACTTCAATAATTACTTAAAATATTTAAATCAAAATTCACTTAAAGAAATTTCACAACTTAAAGAAAATGTTGATATTGAAAAATATGCTTTTTTCGAATTTAAGTTCCATCATGATAAAATTTCTAAGGAAATTTCAGGAAATAACGTTTCAAATAAATTGCCTAAAGAACTTAATATTTTATCTATTGAATCAGGTAAAGGCGAATTTAGTTATTCAAATGTCTTGTTTTTTAAGAATCTTTTTGAAAAATTATATTCAAATTGCAAATTAAATTTTTATTCAATGTTCGCGGATGTTAAAGGACTTAATCATAGTCAAAACGGGGTTTACTTAACCGATTGCCTTATAAAACAAATTCCTTCGGAATACCATAAATATTTTAAAAAAGGTAAAGGTGAATTGTCCAAATATATAAAAATTCAAGATGAAATAAAAAAAATTGTTAGTTCTAAATGTGCAAGTTTCAAAGATAAAGTTTTACCTTATTATTCTGAAAAGTTTGATTATGTTTTAGTCGATTTAAATAGTTTGGAACTTCCAGGAGTTGATTCTCAAAGTATTTTAAAAAAATTAGAAATTGTGACGACTCCTGAATCTAAAGTCTTTATAGATCCAGATTTTAATATCAATCCATTTGGAAGCTCCTTTAATAAAAATAGTCCAGGATGTTTTGTAAGAACAAAAACAGAAGCAGAAAATGTTGCTACTTTTTCCTATAATAAAATTAGATTACTTATTGTAGATGACTCTAAAACAATTCATACATTACTTAACAAAGTTTTTGAGGATATAAAGGGATTCGACATAATTGGAAGTTGTTACGATGGAGAAGAAGCACTCAATTTTCTTTCAAAAAACTCGAGTGTAGATGTTATTTTGTCCGACATTAATATGCCAAAGATGGATGGACTTACCCTTCTAAAAAAACAAATGGCAAAATATAAAATACCTACTCTCATGTTAAGTGCTATATCAAAAGATGAAGGAAGCTATCTATTTGATGCTTTAGATGCTGGAGCAATTGATTACCTAGAAAAACCAAGTACGAGTGATTTGAGTGCAATTTCAAATAATCTTCTTGAAAAAATTAAAATTGCAAAAGACTCAAAGAATAAGAAAAATACAGTAAAAAACAAAGGTAAAGTTGTTAATTTTCAAAATATTGGTAGTCAGGATAAAACAATTATTCTCATTGGCTCTTCAACCGGAGGGCCACAAGCGTTACTTGGACTTTTCAAGGCTCTACCAAATAATTTACCTCCCATTCTTGTATCCCAACATATGCCTAAAGAGTTTGTTGCTCATTTTTGTAAAAGGTTAACTGAGCAAACTGAATTTCAAGTAAGCCTTGGATCTCGTAATGATAAGCTATTGCCAGGACATATTTACTTTTCGGAAGGCGATAAGCATATGAAACTAGTTAATAAGGGAAATATGTTAGGAATTGATTATGATAACTCTGGCACTTACAAGGGACCAACTTCAGTTGATTGCCTTTTTCATTCTGCAGCAAAATATGCAAATGAGTATGATTTCATTAGTATTATCTTAACAGGAATGGGAAAAGACGGTGCGGAAGGAATGAAAAAACTCCATGATCAAGGTGTTTATACAATAGCTCAAGATGAAAAAAGTAGTGTAGTGTGGGGAATGGCCGGAACAGCAGTCAGTTATGGTGCTGCTGATGTCGTTTTAGATATAGATGATATTCCTCAAGAAATTGTAAATCATCTCAATAAAAAAATTCAAAAGTCAGCTTAA